A single Desulfovibrio piger DNA region contains:
- a CDS encoding SDR family NAD(P)-dependent oxidoreductase: MRLTFHGSVLILGGSSDLGRALALALCAEGAQVCCVCRDDAGCARCAQDGLPALVLADPETLPARCEALLGRPVGHLADLLHSRFEQLVALAAPGAIERWADDDIALRARCLRAVGRAMLARRFGRCVFVSSSAAQRPSPGQGWYAAAKLAGEGLYRSLGVELAGRGLSACSVRLSWLDAGRGHEFLSRHGQVARAMPAGRCLGPDEVLPGLCFLLSAEAAAINGSVVTLDGGLGALKLPEL, encoded by the coding sequence ATGCGATTGACGTTCCATGGTTCCGTCCTCATCCTTGGCGGCAGCAGCGATCTTGGCCGTGCCCTGGCACTGGCCTTGTGCGCCGAAGGGGCGCAGGTCTGCTGTGTCTGCCGTGACGACGCCGGCTGCGCCCGCTGCGCGCAGGACGGCCTGCCCGCCCTCGTCCTTGCCGATCCCGAGACCCTGCCCGCCCGCTGCGAAGCCCTGCTGGGCCGGCCGGTGGGGCATCTGGCGGATCTGCTGCATTCCCGCTTCGAACAGCTGGTGGCCCTGGCGGCGCCCGGTGCCATAGAACGCTGGGCGGATGATGACATCGCCCTGCGGGCCCGCTGCCTGCGTGCCGTGGGCCGGGCCATGCTGGCCCGCCGTTTCGGCCGTTGTGTCTTCGTCTCGTCCAGTGCCGCGCAGCGGCCGTCGCCCGGGCAGGGCTGGTACGCCGCGGCCAAGCTGGCCGGTGAGGGCCTGTACCGCAGCCTCGGCGTGGAGCTGGCCGGACGCGGCCTCAGCGCCTGTTCCGTCCGTCTGAGCTGGCTGGATGCCGGGCGCGGGCACGAATTCCTTTCCCGCCACGGGCAGGTGGCCCGTGCCATGCCCGCCGGGCGCTGCCTTGGCCCGGACGAGGTGCTGCCGGGCCTGTGCTTCCTGCTGTCGGCGGAGGCCGCGGCCATCAACGGCAGCGTGGTGACTCTTGACGGGGGCCTCGGGGCCCTCAAACTCCCGGAGCTGTGA
- a CDS encoding acyl carrier protein — protein MPYDEISLKVREIVARLFERDAATLSDETLLMQDLPCESIDLLEVSVQLGATFHIFVDEERAFLRSLRYQLAGAPDAAAFLREHYSHLDEARRQQLAAYYTDADGMALQSPLTLGDIARWVEQALDATRQGA, from the coding sequence ATGCCATACGACGAGATCAGCCTCAAGGTGCGCGAAATCGTGGCCCGTCTGTTCGAGCGCGATGCCGCGACCCTGAGCGACGAGACCCTGCTCATGCAGGATCTGCCCTGTGAATCCATCGACCTGCTGGAAGTGAGCGTGCAGCTGGGCGCCACCTTCCATATCTTTGTGGACGAGGAGCGCGCCTTCCTGCGCTCCCTGCGTTACCAGCTGGCCGGCGCCCCTGATGCGGCCGCCTTTTTGCGCGAGCACTACAGCCATCTGGACGAGGCGCGGCGGCAGCAGCTGGCCGCCTATTATACGGATGCCGACGGCATGGCCCTGCAATCGCCCCTGACCCTGGGCGATATCGCCCGCTGGGTGGAGCAGGCCCTTGACGCCACGCGGCAGGGGGCCTGA
- a CDS encoding beta-ketoacyl-[acyl-carrier-protein] synthase family protein: protein MAVPGRVVISGAGCCTALGHDLDSVARSLREGRDAFRASTVLEGLAVCPADDWGRDEARQQFEGWRHRHYLNRGSRMALLSGLRALRDAGLEAGLPPRSQIVVAVGPMLDVTGEPGLPPQDTATLGALWLLRWLPNTAAGALARFCRCHGEALTVNTACSSALQALGEGWRRIRCGLADAVLVAAGDSRLSLGGLLGYHKARALSLCAPGAGPRPFDIDRDGFVPGEGGAAFVLEGLSSAQARGAHVHAEILGYGASVDAESLTAPETRGRWAELAVRGALEEAGLDAAGLGWLSAHGTGTQLNDQAEALLWERLLGDAPGGPAVMAFKSWLGHGSSACGALELCCALAAWRDGRMPPVRHLDRPCSARLDFVREPRPFPTSRGLLENFGFGGQNAALVVDLRP from the coding sequence ATGGCCGTGCCCGGGCGGGTCGTCATCAGCGGTGCGGGCTGCTGCACGGCGCTGGGCCATGATCTGGACAGCGTGGCCCGCAGCCTGCGCGAGGGCCGGGATGCCTTCCGGGCCTCCACCGTGCTGGAAGGCCTGGCCGTCTGCCCGGCGGACGACTGGGGCCGGGACGAGGCCCGGCAGCAGTTCGAAGGCTGGCGGCACCGCCATTATCTGAACCGGGGCAGCCGGATGGCGCTCCTTTCGGGCCTGCGGGCCCTGCGCGATGCCGGTCTGGAAGCGGGCCTGCCCCCGCGCTCGCAGATCGTCGTCGCCGTGGGCCCCATGCTGGACGTCACCGGCGAGCCGGGCCTGCCGCCGCAGGATACCGCGACGCTGGGCGCGCTCTGGCTGCTGCGCTGGCTGCCCAATACCGCCGCCGGGGCACTGGCGCGCTTCTGCCGCTGTCATGGCGAGGCCCTGACCGTCAACACGGCCTGTTCGTCGGCCTTGCAGGCCCTGGGCGAAGGCTGGCGGCGCATACGCTGCGGCCTGGCCGATGCCGTGCTGGTGGCGGCCGGGGACAGCCGTCTTTCGCTGGGCGGCCTGCTGGGCTATCACAAGGCCCGCGCCCTCAGCCTCTGTGCGCCCGGTGCGGGCCCGCGTCCCTTTGACATTGACCGGGACGGTTTCGTGCCCGGAGAGGGCGGCGCGGCCTTCGTGCTGGAGGGCCTGTCGTCGGCGCAGGCCCGGGGCGCCCATGTCCATGCGGAGATCCTGGGCTACGGGGCGTCCGTGGACGCCGAGAGCCTCACCGCGCCCGAAACCCGGGGCAGATGGGCCGAACTGGCCGTGCGGGGCGCTCTGGAAGAGGCGGGCCTCGATGCCGCGGGGCTGGGCTGGCTTTCGGCCCACGGCACGGGCACGCAGCTCAACGACCAGGCCGAGGCCCTGCTGTGGGAACGCCTGCTGGGCGATGCCCCCGGCGGTCCGGCCGTCATGGCCTTCAAATCCTGGCTGGGGCACGGCTCCTCGGCCTGCGGGGCGCTGGAGCTGTGCTGTGCGCTGGCCGCCTGGCGTGACGGCAGGATGCCGCCCGTGCGCCATCTGGACCGGCCCTGCTCCGCCCGTCTCGACTTCGTGCGGGAGCCCCGTCCCTTCCCGACCTCCCGCGGCCTGCTGGAGAATTTCGGCTTTGGTGGCCAGAACGCCGCCCTTGTGGTGGATCTGCGTCCATGA
- a CDS encoding aminotransferase class I/II-fold pyridoxal phosphate-dependent enzyme has product MPVPQRRSLYDCLNDRLRADARLGLARHSAAMSGGAAGPLLYRDGREYISFMSNDGLGLAADAHWQARVAACFAAHAPSASASRLAGGRSEVVDLACRAVADYFGFAECLFLPSGYQANLACVTTLLQQGQEAFVDRRCHASVMRALPLAGARIRAWNHLDYDHLERLLSSLPPDAPQPVVMAESLYSMDGAALDLERMAALRHRYGFFLCVDEAHALGALGPGGRGLCAAQALRDDGRAPADLVVGTLGKSLGLWGAFLLLPRGFSPLFEHLASAVMHSTALPPAHAACMLALVEELPRLGERRRTLAARVAFFRRALRERGLPVMGDAHILSVPVGDETRCRRLAARLAYSGVLVLGARWPTVPRGQALLRFGLTARHTEEMLARTADVLAGLWEE; this is encoded by the coding sequence ATGCCTGTCCCGCAACGCCGAAGCCTTTATGACTGTCTGAACGACCGCCTGCGCGCCGATGCCCGTCTGGGCCTTGCCCGTCACAGCGCCGCCATGTCCGGGGGCGCCGCCGGGCCGCTGCTGTACCGGGACGGCCGGGAATACATCTCCTTCATGAGCAATGACGGTCTGGGCCTGGCCGCCGACGCGCACTGGCAGGCGCGGGTGGCCGCCTGCTTCGCCGCCCATGCGCCGTCGGCCTCGGCCTCGCGTCTGGCCGGGGGCCGCAGCGAGGTGGTGGACTTGGCCTGCCGGGCCGTGGCCGACTACTTCGGTTTTGCGGAATGTCTGTTCCTGCCCAGCGGCTACCAGGCCAATCTGGCCTGCGTGACCACTTTGCTCCAGCAGGGGCAGGAGGCCTTCGTGGACCGGCGCTGCCACGCCAGCGTCATGCGGGCCCTGCCGCTGGCCGGGGCGCGCATCCGGGCCTGGAACCATCTGGATTATGACCATCTGGAGCGCCTGCTGTCCTCCCTGCCGCCGGACGCGCCGCAGCCCGTGGTCATGGCCGAGTCCCTGTACAGCATGGACGGCGCGGCCCTGGATCTGGAGCGCATGGCGGCCCTGCGTCACAGATACGGATTTTTCCTCTGTGTGGACGAAGCCCACGCGCTGGGGGCCCTGGGCCCCGGCGGACGCGGCCTGTGCGCCGCTCAGGCCCTGCGGGATGACGGCCGGGCCCCGGCCGATCTGGTGGTGGGCACGCTGGGCAAATCCCTGGGGCTGTGGGGCGCGTTCCTGCTGCTGCCCCGGGGCTTCTCGCCCCTGTTCGAGCATCTGGCCTCGGCCGTCATGCACAGCACGGCCCTGCCGCCCGCCCACGCGGCCTGCATGCTGGCGCTGGTGGAGGAACTGCCGCGCCTTGGGGAGCGGCGGCGCACGCTGGCCGCGCGCGTGGCCTTCTTCCGCCGGGCCCTCAGGGAACGGGGGCTGCCGGTCATGGGCGATGCGCACATCTTGTCCGTGCCTGTGGGCGACGAGACGCGCTGCCGCCGTCTGGCCGCCCGTCTGGCCTACAGCGGCGTGCTGGTGCTGGGCGCCCGCTGGCCCACGGTGCCGCGCGGGCAGGCCCTGCTGCGTTTCGGTCTCACCGCCCGCCATACGGAAGAGATGCTGGCCCGCACGGCTGATGTGCTGGCCGGACTGTGGGAAGAATAG
- the yedF gene encoding sulfurtransferase-like selenium metabolism protein YedF: protein MKTLDCRGLACPQPVMRTRDALEQERPQELLVLVDNAAASENVSRFLRRSGFEVSISQPESSLWEVRGLGGAAQVESPEQAPAAAPAADTENRKTLVLITTDTLGRGDDELGARLMENFLASLPELGPSLWRIVLLNGGVKLAATEGKCLDTLKQLESSGVSILVCGTCLNFFHLLEAKQVGETTNMMDVVTSLSLAGKVIRP, encoded by the coding sequence ATGAAAACCCTGGATTGCCGGGGCCTTGCCTGCCCCCAGCCTGTGATGCGCACCCGCGACGCCCTGGAACAGGAGCGGCCGCAGGAGCTGCTCGTCCTGGTGGACAACGCCGCCGCCAGCGAGAACGTGAGCCGCTTCCTGCGCCGCAGCGGCTTCGAGGTCAGCATCAGCCAGCCCGAAAGCAGCCTGTGGGAAGTGCGCGGCCTGGGCGGCGCCGCACAGGTGGAGAGCCCGGAACAGGCCCCGGCCGCCGCCCCGGCAGCGGACACGGAAAACCGCAAGACCCTGGTCCTCATCACCACCGATACCCTGGGCCGCGGTGATGACGAGCTGGGCGCCCGCCTGATGGAGAACTTCCTGGCCAGCCTGCCCGAACTGGGGCCGTCCCTGTGGCGCATCGTGCTGCTCAATGGCGGCGTCAAACTGGCGGCCACGGAAGGCAAGTGCCTGGATACCCTGAAGCAGCTGGAAAGCAGCGGCGTCAGCATCCTGGTCTGCGGCACCTGCCTGAACTTCTTCCACCTGCTGGAAGCCAAGCAGGTGGGCGAGACCACCAACATGATGGATGTGGTGACCAGCCTTTCCCTGGCCGGCAAGGTCATCCGGCCCTGA
- a CDS encoding hydrogenase small subunit, with amino-acid sequence MRIAVGLGKKGGEERLAQQGVSRRDFLKFCTAVAVTMGLGPSMATEVAAALTNRRASVVYLHCAECTGCSEALLRTCKPFIDSLILDTISLDYHETIMAAAGEAAEAALEQAISNPEGFICVVEGAIPLALDGKYGYVGGHTMLDLCKRVLPKAKAVVTMGTCAAYGGVQAAKPNPTGAVGVNECFARLGMDVKAINIPGCPPNPLNLVGTLVAFLQNKEIKLDDLGRPLMFYGQSVHDLCERRAHFDAGEFAPSFDSEEARKGWCLYDLGCKGPSTYNNCPKALFNETNWPVRAGHPCIGCSEPNFWDDLSPFYQN; translated from the coding sequence ATGCGTATTGCCGTTGGTCTGGGCAAAAAAGGCGGGGAGGAACGTCTGGCGCAACAGGGCGTCAGCCGTCGCGACTTTTTGAAATTCTGTACGGCCGTGGCCGTGACCATGGGCCTTGGACCCAGCATGGCCACGGAAGTGGCCGCGGCGCTGACCAATCGCCGCGCCTCCGTGGTCTATCTGCATTGCGCTGAATGCACGGGCTGTTCCGAGGCCCTGCTGCGTACCTGCAAACCCTTCATCGACAGCCTGATCCTCGACACCATCTCCCTGGATTACCACGAGACCATCATGGCCGCCGCGGGCGAAGCCGCCGAAGCCGCTCTGGAACAGGCCATCAGCAATCCTGAAGGCTTCATCTGCGTGGTGGAAGGCGCCATCCCCCTGGCCCTGGACGGCAAATACGGCTATGTGGGCGGCCACACCATGCTGGACCTGTGCAAGCGCGTGCTGCCCAAGGCCAAGGCCGTGGTCACCATGGGCACCTGTGCCGCCTATGGCGGCGTGCAGGCCGCCAAGCCCAATCCTACCGGTGCCGTGGGCGTCAACGAGTGCTTCGCCAGGCTGGGCATGGACGTGAAAGCCATCAATATCCCGGGCTGTCCGCCCAACCCCCTGAACCTGGTGGGCACGCTGGTGGCCTTTTTGCAGAACAAGGAGATCAAGCTCGACGATCTGGGCCGTCCGCTCATGTTCTACGGCCAGTCCGTGCATGATCTGTGCGAACGCCGCGCCCATTTCGACGCGGGCGAGTTCGCGCCTTCCTTCGACTCCGAAGAGGCGCGCAAGGGCTGGTGCCTGTACGACCTGGGCTGCAAGGGGCCCAGCACCTACAACAACTGCCCCAAGGCCCTGTTCAACGAGACCAACTGGCCCGTGCGGGCCGGACATCCCTGCATCGGTTGCAGCGAGCCCAATTTCTGGGATGACCTGTCGCCTTTTTACCAGAACTAG
- a CDS encoding nickel-dependent hydrogenase large subunit, whose product MSQAMKTPQSNFSGPIVVDPLTRIEGHLRIEVEVENGRIKDARSCGTLYRGLEVILKGRDPRDAQHFTQRTCGVCTYTHALASTRALEDAMGLSLPANATHIRNLVLGLQFMHDHMVHFYHLHALDFVDVTAALKADPAKAAALASSISPRKATADDFKAVQARLKAFVDSGQLGPFTNAYFLGGHPAYYLDPEANLVATAHYLEALRVQVNAAKAMAVFGAKNPHPQFLIPGGVTCYESLTPECIKEFRDLYVQARKFIEEVYIPDLLLVAGAYKDWAALGCGCRNFMAFGEFPEVGGERDLTKRWLKPGVLLDGKLDAVQPFDPAKIAEHVRHSWYEGEEARAPYDGETKPAFTRLGDTDRYSWLKAPRYDGLAVETGPLAQVLVAYAQGHAAVKPAVDTVLSALGVGPEALFSTLGRTAARGVETLVIAQQVEKWLAEYEANIAGGDKKIAMECSVPKEGRGAGFVNAPRGGLSHWLRIEDGKIGNFQLVVPTTWNLGPRDARHVLSAAEQALVGTPVADPKRPVEILRTIHSFDPCIACAVHVIDGETNQVHEFKVL is encoded by the coding sequence ATGAGCCAAGCTATGAAAACGCCCCAGAGCAATTTCTCCGGCCCCATTGTCGTTGACCCGCTGACCCGTATCGAAGGCCATTTGCGCATCGAGGTGGAAGTGGAGAACGGCCGCATCAAGGATGCCCGCAGCTGCGGTACCCTGTATCGCGGTCTGGAAGTGATCCTCAAGGGACGCGACCCCCGCGATGCCCAGCATTTCACCCAGCGTACCTGCGGCGTGTGCACCTACACCCATGCCCTGGCCTCCACCCGCGCCCTGGAAGATGCCATGGGCCTGAGCCTGCCCGCCAATGCCACCCATATCCGCAACCTGGTGCTGGGCCTGCAGTTCATGCACGACCACATGGTGCATTTCTACCACCTGCACGCCCTGGACTTCGTGGACGTGACCGCCGCCCTCAAGGCCGATCCGGCCAAGGCCGCGGCGCTGGCCTCGTCCATCTCGCCGCGCAAGGCCACGGCCGATGATTTCAAGGCCGTGCAGGCCCGTTTGAAGGCCTTTGTGGACAGCGGCCAGCTGGGCCCCTTCACCAATGCCTATTTCCTGGGCGGGCATCCGGCCTATTATCTGGATCCCGAAGCCAACCTGGTGGCCACGGCCCACTATCTGGAAGCCTTGCGCGTGCAGGTCAACGCCGCCAAGGCCATGGCCGTGTTCGGCGCCAAGAACCCGCATCCCCAGTTCCTGATCCCCGGCGGCGTGACCTGTTACGAATCCCTGACGCCCGAGTGCATCAAGGAGTTCCGCGACCTGTACGTGCAGGCCCGCAAATTCATCGAAGAGGTCTACATCCCCGACCTGCTGCTGGTGGCCGGCGCCTACAAGGACTGGGCCGCCCTGGGCTGCGGCTGCCGCAACTTCATGGCCTTCGGCGAATTCCCCGAAGTGGGCGGCGAACGCGACCTGACCAAACGCTGGCTCAAGCCCGGCGTGCTGCTGGACGGCAAGCTGGATGCCGTGCAGCCCTTCGATCCCGCCAAGATCGCCGAACATGTGCGCCACAGCTGGTATGAAGGCGAGGAGGCCCGCGCCCCCTACGACGGCGAGACCAAGCCCGCCTTCACCCGCCTGGGCGATACGGACCGTTATTCCTGGCTCAAGGCGCCGCGTTATGACGGCCTGGCCGTGGAGACCGGTCCGCTGGCCCAGGTGCTGGTGGCCTATGCCCAGGGCCATGCGGCCGTGAAGCCCGCGGTGGACACGGTCCTCTCCGCCCTGGGCGTGGGACCGGAAGCCCTGTTCTCCACCCTGGGCCGTACCGCCGCCCGCGGCGTCGAGACCCTGGTCATCGCCCAGCAGGTGGAAAAGTGGCTGGCCGAATATGAAGCCAACATCGCCGGCGGCGACAAAAAGATCGCCATGGAATGCAGCGTGCCCAAGGAAGGGCGCGGCGCGGGCTTCGTCAACGCTCCGCGCGGCGGCCTGTCGCACTGGCTGCGCATCGAAGACGGCAAGATCGGCAATTTCCAGCTGGTGGTGCCCACCACCTGGAACCTGGGCCCCCGGGACGCCAGGCATGTGCTGAGTGCCGCCGAGCAGGCCCTGGTGGGCACGCCCGTGGCCGATCCCAAGCGGCCTGTGGAGATCCTGCGCACCATCCATTCCTTCGACCCCTGCATCGCCTGCGCCGTGCATGTCATCGACGGCGAGACCAATCAGGTGCACGAGTTCAAGGTCCTGTAA
- a CDS encoding HyaD/HybD family hydrogenase maturation endopeptidase, with the protein MSETEAAPRILILGVGNILLRDEGFGVAAVDYLKEAYHWPENVRLQEGATQGLLLMSELEACDLLVVLDVVLGGKEPGTVYLLENEDLSRSLSFQGSMHQTDLLQTLQVCELAGCRPQCLAFGLQPFDWRTMQVGLSPGAQAMLPVFAEKVVAELARRGIVARRKATA; encoded by the coding sequence ATGAGCGAGACAGAGGCCGCTCCCCGCATCCTGATCCTGGGCGTGGGCAATATCCTGCTGCGAGACGAGGGCTTTGGCGTGGCCGCCGTGGACTATTTGAAAGAGGCCTATCACTGGCCGGAGAACGTGCGCTTGCAGGAAGGCGCCACCCAGGGCCTGTTGCTCATGTCCGAACTGGAGGCCTGCGACCTGCTGGTGGTGCTGGACGTGGTGCTGGGCGGCAAGGAGCCGGGCACGGTCTATCTGCTGGAAAATGAGGACCTGAGCCGCAGCCTGAGCTTTCAGGGCTCCATGCACCAGACGGATCTGCTCCAGACCCTGCAGGTCTGCGAGCTGGCCGGGTGCCGTCCGCAATGCCTGGCCTTCGGTCTCCAGCCTTTTGACTGGCGCACCATGCAGGTGGGCCTTTCGCCCGGAGCCCAGGCCATGCTGCCGGTCTTTGCGGAAAAAGTGGTGGCCGAACTGGCCCGGCGCGGCATCGTGGCCCGCCGGAAAGCAACGGCCTGA
- the queD gene encoding 6-carboxytetrahydropterin synthase QueD: MPKKIWRLTVRDEISAGHALRHYEGKCERLHGHNFAVELTVEGDKLTENVELLLDFKVLKRALKEELAALDHQIINEVPPFDRLNPSSENISRHIFQNVARRLAADESARHVRVHSVSVSEKGAQTATYLELDD; the protein is encoded by the coding sequence ATGCCCAAAAAGATCTGGCGCCTCACGGTGCGTGACGAGATATCCGCAGGCCACGCCCTGCGCCATTACGAAGGCAAATGCGAACGCCTGCACGGCCACAACTTTGCCGTGGAACTGACCGTGGAAGGTGACAAACTCACCGAAAACGTGGAACTGCTGCTGGACTTCAAGGTCCTCAAGCGCGCCCTCAAGGAAGAGCTGGCCGCCCTCGACCATCAGATCATCAACGAGGTGCCGCCCTTCGACCGCCTCAATCCTTCGTCGGAGAACATCTCCCGCCATATCTTCCAGAACGTGGCCCGCCGCCTGGCCGCCGATGAAAGCGCCCGCCATGTGCGCGTCCACAGCGTCAGCGTCAGCGAAAAGGGCGCGCAGACCGCCACCTATCTGGAACTGGACGACTAG